One genomic segment of Megalobrama amblycephala isolate DHTTF-2021 unplaced genomic scaffold, ASM1881202v1 scaffold472, whole genome shotgun sequence includes these proteins:
- the LOC125261721 gene encoding GTPase IMAP family member 9-like, which produces MAENLHHRGFQLCSLPSNSAALSLKKNGNINIILLGKTGVGKSSTGNTILGEKRFRFKKSLKSVTQFCEVGKSVVEGRHVSVVDTPGFFDTKHEEEELALEIAKCVFLSTPGPHAFLYVLPVERFTEQEEMVWQIMKMMFGEGVLKHLILLFTNGDDIDLKAFESEVNECEKLRNIVSSCQGYHVFNNKDQNNREQVNDLLQKIDTMIEQNGGGHYSNQMFEEAKRIKQEEDKSSCRCFGCRCECAFKRFWQNFKEFFRGIAHTMCIKRKNPYRPL; this is translated from the exons ATg GCTGAGAATCTGCATCACAGAGGATTTCAGCTCTGTAGTCTACCTTCAAATAGTGCAG CATTATCACTGAAAAAGAATGGTAATATTAATATCATCCTTCTGGGGAAAACCGGAGTTGGGAAAAGCTCAACAGGAAACACCATCCTGGGAGAGAAGagatttagatttaaaaaaagtctgaaatctGTAACACAGTTTTGTGAGGTTGGAAAATCAGTTGTTGAAGGCAGACATGTATCTGTTGTTGATACTCCTGGGTTTTTTGACACAAAACACGAAGAGGAGGAGCTGGCTTTGGAGATTGCAAAGTGTGTGTTTCTGTCTACACCAGGACCTCATGCCTTCTTATATGTACTTCCTGTAGAAAGATTCACAGAGCAGGAAGAAATGGTATGGCaaataatgaaaatgatgttTGGTGAAGGTGTATTGAAACATCTTATACTGCTCTTCACAAATGGGGATGATATTGACCTGAAGGCATTTGAGTCAGAAGTAAATGAGTGTGAAAAGTTAAGAAACATTGTTTCCAGCTGTCAGGGGTATCACGTCTTCAACAACAAAGATCAGAATAACAGAGAGCAGGTGAATGATCTACTGCAGAAGATTGACACAATGATAGAGCAGAATGGAGGAGGACACTACAGTAATCAGATGTTTGAGGAGGCAAAGAGAATTAAACAAGAGGAAGATAAAAGCAGTTGCAGGTGCTTTGGCTGTCGCTGTGAATGTGCATTTAAGCGTTTCTGGCAAAATTTCAAGGAATTTTTCAGAGGCATTGCACATACAATGTGTATAAAAAGAAAGAATCCATACAGGCCTTTGTAG